From the Lolium rigidum isolate FL_2022 chromosome 2, APGP_CSIRO_Lrig_0.1, whole genome shotgun sequence genome, one window contains:
- the LOC124692270 gene encoding uncharacterized protein LOC124692270 isoform X1 yields the protein MCFLFSMFVFLLAFSMCVFEGQPLRSGKAEVTDSSCGNSLLQKLQGKAAYNDPMWSNPSPDPAQSGSFMHRAALFILLRAANLYGWTWSFFLAYALKPSFSRVADRHTILMGHDHIAHIKKLMADDSLGDNPQPQDRKSCQEPGCNEIVNGRGAYCISHTGAYSSQQHSYVQSAHKSSDLYMSPVKGNQCTEPGASTVTCTEQDIRIKYEGGDRDKLKDSSGNTQGDTGVAIIHGTDVLCNHENCTKQAQGNALYCKLHSGGSKGCLVRGCMKAAHGGTPLCIGHGGGKRCIVAGCPNAACGQGRSEHCVRHGGGKRCKFEGCAKGAQGNTDFCIRHGGGRRCKSEGCTKSAQGRTDFCIKHGGGSRCKFQGCNTSAKWGTDSCSVHRKRLPGEDNATPEALPLPSGKRRSAKKPKKAVKQSGVSQGTVTSTVSTAGSSTQAKGVHVATMPSNRELSHKIVMAAAMGPTQVLPLSMKPPTQSGRVVSAEDAAKSSATLNL from the exons ATGTGTTTTTTATTCTCCATGTTTGTTTTTTTGTTGGCATTCTCAATGTGTGTTTTTGAAGGGCAGCCTTTGCGCAGTGGTAAAGCTGAGGTCACGGATTCAAGTTGTGGAAACAGCCTCTTGCAAAAATTGCAAGGAAAGGCTGCGTACAATGACCCAATGTGGTCCAACCCTTCCCCGGACCCTGCGCAAAGCGGGAGCTTCATGCACCGGGCTGCCCTTTTTATTCTACTTAGAGCAGCTAATCTCTATGGCTGGACATGGTCATTCTTCTTG GCATATGCTTTGAAGCCTTCTTTCTCTCGTG TTGCAGATAGACATACGATCTTAATGGGGCATGACCATATCGCTCATATAAAG AAGCTCATGGCGGATGATTCACTTGGTG ATAATCCTCAGCCTCAAG ACAGGAAAAGTTGTCAGGAACCTGGTTGCAATGAAATTGTCAACGGAAGGGGAGCGTACTGCATTAGTCACACTGGAGCGTATTCGTCACAACAGCATAGTTACGTCCAGAGTGCACATAAGAGCTCAGATTTATATATGTCCCCTGTTAAAGGTAACCAGTGTACCGAACCTGGTGCCAGTACAGTAACATGCACTGAGCAAGATATACGTATCAAGTATGAAGGGGGTGATCGAGACAAACTTAAGGATAGCTCTGGTAACACCCAGGGCGATACTGGAGTAGCAATCATCCATGGAACTGACGTACTTTGCAATCACGAGAACTGCACAAAGCAGGCCCAGGGTAACGCATTATACTGTAAGTTACACAGTGGTGGTAGTAAGGGTTGCTTGGTACGGGGCTGTATGAAAGCTGCACATGGTGGCACACCTTTATGCATTGGCCATGGAGGAGGGAAGCGGTGCATTGTTGCTGGATGCCCAAATGCAGCATGTGGCCAAGGCCGTAGTGAGCATTGTGTGAGGCATGGTGGTGGCAAGAGATGCAAATTTGAAGGGTGTGCGAAGGGTGCACAAGGGAACACAGACTTCTGCATCAGGCATGGTGGGGGAAGGCGGTGCAAATCTGAAGGATGTACAAAGAGTGCACAAGGACGGACAGATTTCTGTATCAAGCACGGCGGGGGCAGTCGGTGCAAGTTCCAAGGATGCAATACAAGTGCAAAATGGGGGACAGATTCCTGCTCGGTGCACCGGAAGAGGTTGCCTGGCGAGGATAATGCTACCCCTGAAGCTTTGCCACTCCCATCTGGAAAACGTCGTTCGGCCAAGAAACCCAAAAAGGCAGTAAAGCAATCAGGAGTCTCCCAGGGGACTGTCACTTCTACTGTATCTACAGCTGGAAGCAGCACACAAGCAAAGGGTGTTCATGTGGCTACCATGCCTTCAAACCGTGAATTGTCACACAAGATTGTAATGGCAGCGGCCATGGGTCCTACTCAAGTATTACCACTCTCCATGAAACCACCAACACAGTCTGGAAGAGTGGTTTCAGCAGAGGATGCAGCAAAAAGCAGTGCGACGCTGAATCTTTAA
- the LOC124692270 gene encoding uncharacterized protein LOC124692270 isoform X4, whose product MCFLFSMFVFLLAFSMCVFEGQPLRSGKAEVTDSSCGNSLLQKLQGKAAYNDPMWSNPSPDPAQSGSFMHRAALFILLRAANLYGWTWSFFLAYALKPSFSRVADRHTILMGHDHIAHIKLMADDSLGDRKSCQEPGCNEIVNGRGAYCISHTGAYSSQQHSYVQSAHKSSDLYMSPVKGNQCTEPGASTVTCTEQDIRIKYEGGDRDKLKDSSGNTQGDTGVAIIHGTDVLCNHENCTKQAQGNALYCKLHSGGSKGCLVRGCMKAAHGGTPLCIGHGGGKRCIVAGCPNAACGQGRSEHCVRHGGGKRCKFEGCAKGAQGNTDFCIRHGGGRRCKSEGCTKSAQGRTDFCIKHGGGSRCKFQGCNTSAKWGTDSCSVHRKRLPGEDNATPEALPLPSGKRRSAKKPKKAVKQSGVSQGTVTSTVSTAGSSTQAKGVHVATMPSNRELSHKIVMAAAMGPTQVLPLSMKPPTQSGRVVSAEDAAKSSATLNL is encoded by the exons ATGTGTTTTTTATTCTCCATGTTTGTTTTTTTGTTGGCATTCTCAATGTGTGTTTTTGAAGGGCAGCCTTTGCGCAGTGGTAAAGCTGAGGTCACGGATTCAAGTTGTGGAAACAGCCTCTTGCAAAAATTGCAAGGAAAGGCTGCGTACAATGACCCAATGTGGTCCAACCCTTCCCCGGACCCTGCGCAAAGCGGGAGCTTCATGCACCGGGCTGCCCTTTTTATTCTACTTAGAGCAGCTAATCTCTATGGCTGGACATGGTCATTCTTCTTG GCATATGCTTTGAAGCCTTCTTTCTCTCGTG TTGCAGATAGACATACGATCTTAATGGGGCATGACCATATCGCTCATATAAAG CTCATGGCGGATGATTCACTTGGTG ACAGGAAAAGTTGTCAGGAACCTGGTTGCAATGAAATTGTCAACGGAAGGGGAGCGTACTGCATTAGTCACACTGGAGCGTATTCGTCACAACAGCATAGTTACGTCCAGAGTGCACATAAGAGCTCAGATTTATATATGTCCCCTGTTAAAGGTAACCAGTGTACCGAACCTGGTGCCAGTACAGTAACATGCACTGAGCAAGATATACGTATCAAGTATGAAGGGGGTGATCGAGACAAACTTAAGGATAGCTCTGGTAACACCCAGGGCGATACTGGAGTAGCAATCATCCATGGAACTGACGTACTTTGCAATCACGAGAACTGCACAAAGCAGGCCCAGGGTAACGCATTATACTGTAAGTTACACAGTGGTGGTAGTAAGGGTTGCTTGGTACGGGGCTGTATGAAAGCTGCACATGGTGGCACACCTTTATGCATTGGCCATGGAGGAGGGAAGCGGTGCATTGTTGCTGGATGCCCAAATGCAGCATGTGGCCAAGGCCGTAGTGAGCATTGTGTGAGGCATGGTGGTGGCAAGAGATGCAAATTTGAAGGGTGTGCGAAGGGTGCACAAGGGAACACAGACTTCTGCATCAGGCATGGTGGGGGAAGGCGGTGCAAATCTGAAGGATGTACAAAGAGTGCACAAGGACGGACAGATTTCTGTATCAAGCACGGCGGGGGCAGTCGGTGCAAGTTCCAAGGATGCAATACAAGTGCAAAATGGGGGACAGATTCCTGCTCGGTGCACCGGAAGAGGTTGCCTGGCGAGGATAATGCTACCCCTGAAGCTTTGCCACTCCCATCTGGAAAACGTCGTTCGGCCAAGAAACCCAAAAAGGCAGTAAAGCAATCAGGAGTCTCCCAGGGGACTGTCACTTCTACTGTATCTACAGCTGGAAGCAGCACACAAGCAAAGGGTGTTCATGTGGCTACCATGCCTTCAAACCGTGAATTGTCACACAAGATTGTAATGGCAGCGGCCATGGGTCCTACTCAAGTATTACCACTCTCCATGAAACCACCAACACAGTCTGGAAGAGTGGTTTCAGCAGAGGATGCAGCAAAAAGCAGTGCGACGCTGAATCTTTAA
- the LOC124692270 gene encoding uncharacterized protein LOC124692270 isoform X6, giving the protein MWSNPSPDPAQSGSFMHRAALFILLRAANLYGWTWSFFLAYALKPSFSRVADRHTILMGHDHIAHIKKLMADDSLGDNPQPQDRKSCQEPGCNEIVNGRGAYCISHTGAYSSQQHSYVQSAHKSSDLYMSPVKGNQCTEPGASTVTCTEQDIRIKYEGGDRDKLKDSSGNTQGDTGVAIIHGTDVLCNHENCTKQAQGNALYCKLHSGGSKGCLVRGCMKAAHGGTPLCIGHGGGKRCIVAGCPNAACGQGRSEHCVRHGGGKRCKFEGCAKGAQGNTDFCIRHGGGRRCKSEGCTKSAQGRTDFCIKHGGGSRCKFQGCNTSAKWGTDSCSVHRKRLPGEDNATPEALPLPSGKRRSAKKPKKAVKQSGVSQGTVTSTVSTAGSSTQAKGVHVATMPSNRELSHKIVMAAAMGPTQVLPLSMKPPTQSGRVVSAEDAAKSSATLNL; this is encoded by the exons ATGTGGTCCAACCCTTCCCCGGACCCTGCGCAAAGCGGGAGCTTCATGCACCGGGCTGCCCTTTTTATTCTACTTAGAGCAGCTAATCTCTATGGCTGGACATGGTCATTCTTCTTG GCATATGCTTTGAAGCCTTCTTTCTCTCGTG TTGCAGATAGACATACGATCTTAATGGGGCATGACCATATCGCTCATATAAAG AAGCTCATGGCGGATGATTCACTTGGTG ATAATCCTCAGCCTCAAG ACAGGAAAAGTTGTCAGGAACCTGGTTGCAATGAAATTGTCAACGGAAGGGGAGCGTACTGCATTAGTCACACTGGAGCGTATTCGTCACAACAGCATAGTTACGTCCAGAGTGCACATAAGAGCTCAGATTTATATATGTCCCCTGTTAAAGGTAACCAGTGTACCGAACCTGGTGCCAGTACAGTAACATGCACTGAGCAAGATATACGTATCAAGTATGAAGGGGGTGATCGAGACAAACTTAAGGATAGCTCTGGTAACACCCAGGGCGATACTGGAGTAGCAATCATCCATGGAACTGACGTACTTTGCAATCACGAGAACTGCACAAAGCAGGCCCAGGGTAACGCATTATACTGTAAGTTACACAGTGGTGGTAGTAAGGGTTGCTTGGTACGGGGCTGTATGAAAGCTGCACATGGTGGCACACCTTTATGCATTGGCCATGGAGGAGGGAAGCGGTGCATTGTTGCTGGATGCCCAAATGCAGCATGTGGCCAAGGCCGTAGTGAGCATTGTGTGAGGCATGGTGGTGGCAAGAGATGCAAATTTGAAGGGTGTGCGAAGGGTGCACAAGGGAACACAGACTTCTGCATCAGGCATGGTGGGGGAAGGCGGTGCAAATCTGAAGGATGTACAAAGAGTGCACAAGGACGGACAGATTTCTGTATCAAGCACGGCGGGGGCAGTCGGTGCAAGTTCCAAGGATGCAATACAAGTGCAAAATGGGGGACAGATTCCTGCTCGGTGCACCGGAAGAGGTTGCCTGGCGAGGATAATGCTACCCCTGAAGCTTTGCCACTCCCATCTGGAAAACGTCGTTCGGCCAAGAAACCCAAAAAGGCAGTAAAGCAATCAGGAGTCTCCCAGGGGACTGTCACTTCTACTGTATCTACAGCTGGAAGCAGCACACAAGCAAAGGGTGTTCATGTGGCTACCATGCCTTCAAACCGTGAATTGTCACACAAGATTGTAATGGCAGCGGCCATGGGTCCTACTCAAGTATTACCACTCTCCATGAAACCACCAACACAGTCTGGAAGAGTGGTTTCAGCAGAGGATGCAGCAAAAAGCAGTGCGACGCTGAATCTTTAA
- the LOC124692270 gene encoding uncharacterized protein LOC124692270 isoform X5, which produces MCFLFSMFVFLLAFSMCVFEGQPLRSGKAEVTDSSCGNSLLQKLQGKAAYNDPMWSNPSPDPAQSGSFMHRAALFILLRAANLYGWTWSFFLAYALKPSFSRDRHTILMGHDHIAHIKKLMADDSLGDRKSCQEPGCNEIVNGRGAYCISHTGAYSSQQHSYVQSAHKSSDLYMSPVKGNQCTEPGASTVTCTEQDIRIKYEGGDRDKLKDSSGNTQGDTGVAIIHGTDVLCNHENCTKQAQGNALYCKLHSGGSKGCLVRGCMKAAHGGTPLCIGHGGGKRCIVAGCPNAACGQGRSEHCVRHGGGKRCKFEGCAKGAQGNTDFCIRHGGGRRCKSEGCTKSAQGRTDFCIKHGGGSRCKFQGCNTSAKWGTDSCSVHRKRLPGEDNATPEALPLPSGKRRSAKKPKKAVKQSGVSQGTVTSTVSTAGSSTQAKGVHVATMPSNRELSHKIVMAAAMGPTQVLPLSMKPPTQSGRVVSAEDAAKSSATLNL; this is translated from the exons ATGTGTTTTTTATTCTCCATGTTTGTTTTTTTGTTGGCATTCTCAATGTGTGTTTTTGAAGGGCAGCCTTTGCGCAGTGGTAAAGCTGAGGTCACGGATTCAAGTTGTGGAAACAGCCTCTTGCAAAAATTGCAAGGAAAGGCTGCGTACAATGACCCAATGTGGTCCAACCCTTCCCCGGACCCTGCGCAAAGCGGGAGCTTCATGCACCGGGCTGCCCTTTTTATTCTACTTAGAGCAGCTAATCTCTATGGCTGGACATGGTCATTCTTCTTG GCATATGCTTTGAAGCCTTCTTTCTCTCGTG ATAGACATACGATCTTAATGGGGCATGACCATATCGCTCATATAAAG AAGCTCATGGCGGATGATTCACTTGGTG ACAGGAAAAGTTGTCAGGAACCTGGTTGCAATGAAATTGTCAACGGAAGGGGAGCGTACTGCATTAGTCACACTGGAGCGTATTCGTCACAACAGCATAGTTACGTCCAGAGTGCACATAAGAGCTCAGATTTATATATGTCCCCTGTTAAAGGTAACCAGTGTACCGAACCTGGTGCCAGTACAGTAACATGCACTGAGCAAGATATACGTATCAAGTATGAAGGGGGTGATCGAGACAAACTTAAGGATAGCTCTGGTAACACCCAGGGCGATACTGGAGTAGCAATCATCCATGGAACTGACGTACTTTGCAATCACGAGAACTGCACAAAGCAGGCCCAGGGTAACGCATTATACTGTAAGTTACACAGTGGTGGTAGTAAGGGTTGCTTGGTACGGGGCTGTATGAAAGCTGCACATGGTGGCACACCTTTATGCATTGGCCATGGAGGAGGGAAGCGGTGCATTGTTGCTGGATGCCCAAATGCAGCATGTGGCCAAGGCCGTAGTGAGCATTGTGTGAGGCATGGTGGTGGCAAGAGATGCAAATTTGAAGGGTGTGCGAAGGGTGCACAAGGGAACACAGACTTCTGCATCAGGCATGGTGGGGGAAGGCGGTGCAAATCTGAAGGATGTACAAAGAGTGCACAAGGACGGACAGATTTCTGTATCAAGCACGGCGGGGGCAGTCGGTGCAAGTTCCAAGGATGCAATACAAGTGCAAAATGGGGGACAGATTCCTGCTCGGTGCACCGGAAGAGGTTGCCTGGCGAGGATAATGCTACCCCTGAAGCTTTGCCACTCCCATCTGGAAAACGTCGTTCGGCCAAGAAACCCAAAAAGGCAGTAAAGCAATCAGGAGTCTCCCAGGGGACTGTCACTTCTACTGTATCTACAGCTGGAAGCAGCACACAAGCAAAGGGTGTTCATGTGGCTACCATGCCTTCAAACCGTGAATTGTCACACAAGATTGTAATGGCAGCGGCCATGGGTCCTACTCAAGTATTACCACTCTCCATGAAACCACCAACACAGTCTGGAAGAGTGGTTTCAGCAGAGGATGCAGCAAAAAGCAGTGCGACGCTGAATCTTTAA
- the LOC124692270 gene encoding uncharacterized protein LOC124692270 isoform X3, producing MCFLFSMFVFLLAFSMCVFEGQPLRSGKAEVTDSSCGNSLLQKLQGKAAYNDPMWSNPSPDPAQSGSFMHRAALFILLRAANLYGWTWSFFLAYALKPSFSRVADRHTILMGHDHIAHIKKLMADDSLGDRKSCQEPGCNEIVNGRGAYCISHTGAYSSQQHSYVQSAHKSSDLYMSPVKGNQCTEPGASTVTCTEQDIRIKYEGGDRDKLKDSSGNTQGDTGVAIIHGTDVLCNHENCTKQAQGNALYCKLHSGGSKGCLVRGCMKAAHGGTPLCIGHGGGKRCIVAGCPNAACGQGRSEHCVRHGGGKRCKFEGCAKGAQGNTDFCIRHGGGRRCKSEGCTKSAQGRTDFCIKHGGGSRCKFQGCNTSAKWGTDSCSVHRKRLPGEDNATPEALPLPSGKRRSAKKPKKAVKQSGVSQGTVTSTVSTAGSSTQAKGVHVATMPSNRELSHKIVMAAAMGPTQVLPLSMKPPTQSGRVVSAEDAAKSSATLNL from the exons ATGTGTTTTTTATTCTCCATGTTTGTTTTTTTGTTGGCATTCTCAATGTGTGTTTTTGAAGGGCAGCCTTTGCGCAGTGGTAAAGCTGAGGTCACGGATTCAAGTTGTGGAAACAGCCTCTTGCAAAAATTGCAAGGAAAGGCTGCGTACAATGACCCAATGTGGTCCAACCCTTCCCCGGACCCTGCGCAAAGCGGGAGCTTCATGCACCGGGCTGCCCTTTTTATTCTACTTAGAGCAGCTAATCTCTATGGCTGGACATGGTCATTCTTCTTG GCATATGCTTTGAAGCCTTCTTTCTCTCGTG TTGCAGATAGACATACGATCTTAATGGGGCATGACCATATCGCTCATATAAAG AAGCTCATGGCGGATGATTCACTTGGTG ACAGGAAAAGTTGTCAGGAACCTGGTTGCAATGAAATTGTCAACGGAAGGGGAGCGTACTGCATTAGTCACACTGGAGCGTATTCGTCACAACAGCATAGTTACGTCCAGAGTGCACATAAGAGCTCAGATTTATATATGTCCCCTGTTAAAGGTAACCAGTGTACCGAACCTGGTGCCAGTACAGTAACATGCACTGAGCAAGATATACGTATCAAGTATGAAGGGGGTGATCGAGACAAACTTAAGGATAGCTCTGGTAACACCCAGGGCGATACTGGAGTAGCAATCATCCATGGAACTGACGTACTTTGCAATCACGAGAACTGCACAAAGCAGGCCCAGGGTAACGCATTATACTGTAAGTTACACAGTGGTGGTAGTAAGGGTTGCTTGGTACGGGGCTGTATGAAAGCTGCACATGGTGGCACACCTTTATGCATTGGCCATGGAGGAGGGAAGCGGTGCATTGTTGCTGGATGCCCAAATGCAGCATGTGGCCAAGGCCGTAGTGAGCATTGTGTGAGGCATGGTGGTGGCAAGAGATGCAAATTTGAAGGGTGTGCGAAGGGTGCACAAGGGAACACAGACTTCTGCATCAGGCATGGTGGGGGAAGGCGGTGCAAATCTGAAGGATGTACAAAGAGTGCACAAGGACGGACAGATTTCTGTATCAAGCACGGCGGGGGCAGTCGGTGCAAGTTCCAAGGATGCAATACAAGTGCAAAATGGGGGACAGATTCCTGCTCGGTGCACCGGAAGAGGTTGCCTGGCGAGGATAATGCTACCCCTGAAGCTTTGCCACTCCCATCTGGAAAACGTCGTTCGGCCAAGAAACCCAAAAAGGCAGTAAAGCAATCAGGAGTCTCCCAGGGGACTGTCACTTCTACTGTATCTACAGCTGGAAGCAGCACACAAGCAAAGGGTGTTCATGTGGCTACCATGCCTTCAAACCGTGAATTGTCACACAAGATTGTAATGGCAGCGGCCATGGGTCCTACTCAAGTATTACCACTCTCCATGAAACCACCAACACAGTCTGGAAGAGTGGTTTCAGCAGAGGATGCAGCAAAAAGCAGTGCGACGCTGAATCTTTAA
- the LOC124692270 gene encoding uncharacterized protein LOC124692270 isoform X7, translated as MGHDHIAHIKKLMADDSLGDNPQPQDRKSCQEPGCNEIVNGRGAYCISHTGAYSSQQHSYVQSAHKSSDLYMSPVKGNQCTEPGASTVTCTEQDIRIKYEGGDRDKLKDSSGNTQGDTGVAIIHGTDVLCNHENCTKQAQGNALYCKLHSGGSKGCLVRGCMKAAHGGTPLCIGHGGGKRCIVAGCPNAACGQGRSEHCVRHGGGKRCKFEGCAKGAQGNTDFCIRHGGGRRCKSEGCTKSAQGRTDFCIKHGGGSRCKFQGCNTSAKWGTDSCSVHRKRLPGEDNATPEALPLPSGKRRSAKKPKKAVKQSGVSQGTVTSTVSTAGSSTQAKGVHVATMPSNRELSHKIVMAAAMGPTQVLPLSMKPPTQSGRVVSAEDAAKSSATLNL; from the exons ATGGGGCATGACCATATCGCTCATATAAAG AAGCTCATGGCGGATGATTCACTTGGTG ATAATCCTCAGCCTCAAG ACAGGAAAAGTTGTCAGGAACCTGGTTGCAATGAAATTGTCAACGGAAGGGGAGCGTACTGCATTAGTCACACTGGAGCGTATTCGTCACAACAGCATAGTTACGTCCAGAGTGCACATAAGAGCTCAGATTTATATATGTCCCCTGTTAAAGGTAACCAGTGTACCGAACCTGGTGCCAGTACAGTAACATGCACTGAGCAAGATATACGTATCAAGTATGAAGGGGGTGATCGAGACAAACTTAAGGATAGCTCTGGTAACACCCAGGGCGATACTGGAGTAGCAATCATCCATGGAACTGACGTACTTTGCAATCACGAGAACTGCACAAAGCAGGCCCAGGGTAACGCATTATACTGTAAGTTACACAGTGGTGGTAGTAAGGGTTGCTTGGTACGGGGCTGTATGAAAGCTGCACATGGTGGCACACCTTTATGCATTGGCCATGGAGGAGGGAAGCGGTGCATTGTTGCTGGATGCCCAAATGCAGCATGTGGCCAAGGCCGTAGTGAGCATTGTGTGAGGCATGGTGGTGGCAAGAGATGCAAATTTGAAGGGTGTGCGAAGGGTGCACAAGGGAACACAGACTTCTGCATCAGGCATGGTGGGGGAAGGCGGTGCAAATCTGAAGGATGTACAAAGAGTGCACAAGGACGGACAGATTTCTGTATCAAGCACGGCGGGGGCAGTCGGTGCAAGTTCCAAGGATGCAATACAAGTGCAAAATGGGGGACAGATTCCTGCTCGGTGCACCGGAAGAGGTTGCCTGGCGAGGATAATGCTACCCCTGAAGCTTTGCCACTCCCATCTGGAAAACGTCGTTCGGCCAAGAAACCCAAAAAGGCAGTAAAGCAATCAGGAGTCTCCCAGGGGACTGTCACTTCTACTGTATCTACAGCTGGAAGCAGCACACAAGCAAAGGGTGTTCATGTGGCTACCATGCCTTCAAACCGTGAATTGTCACACAAGATTGTAATGGCAGCGGCCATGGGTCCTACTCAAGTATTACCACTCTCCATGAAACCACCAACACAGTCTGGAAGAGTGGTTTCAGCAGAGGATGCAGCAAAAAGCAGTGCGACGCTGAATCTTTAA
- the LOC124692270 gene encoding uncharacterized protein LOC124692270 isoform X2 gives MCFLFSMFVFLLAFSMCVFEGQPLRSGKAEVTDSSCGNSLLQKLQGKAAYNDPMWSNPSPDPAQSGSFMHRAALFILLRAANLYGWTWSFFLAYALKPSFSRDRHTILMGHDHIAHIKKLMADDSLGDNPQPQDRKSCQEPGCNEIVNGRGAYCISHTGAYSSQQHSYVQSAHKSSDLYMSPVKGNQCTEPGASTVTCTEQDIRIKYEGGDRDKLKDSSGNTQGDTGVAIIHGTDVLCNHENCTKQAQGNALYCKLHSGGSKGCLVRGCMKAAHGGTPLCIGHGGGKRCIVAGCPNAACGQGRSEHCVRHGGGKRCKFEGCAKGAQGNTDFCIRHGGGRRCKSEGCTKSAQGRTDFCIKHGGGSRCKFQGCNTSAKWGTDSCSVHRKRLPGEDNATPEALPLPSGKRRSAKKPKKAVKQSGVSQGTVTSTVSTAGSSTQAKGVHVATMPSNRELSHKIVMAAAMGPTQVLPLSMKPPTQSGRVVSAEDAAKSSATLNL, from the exons ATGTGTTTTTTATTCTCCATGTTTGTTTTTTTGTTGGCATTCTCAATGTGTGTTTTTGAAGGGCAGCCTTTGCGCAGTGGTAAAGCTGAGGTCACGGATTCAAGTTGTGGAAACAGCCTCTTGCAAAAATTGCAAGGAAAGGCTGCGTACAATGACCCAATGTGGTCCAACCCTTCCCCGGACCCTGCGCAAAGCGGGAGCTTCATGCACCGGGCTGCCCTTTTTATTCTACTTAGAGCAGCTAATCTCTATGGCTGGACATGGTCATTCTTCTTG GCATATGCTTTGAAGCCTTCTTTCTCTCGTG ATAGACATACGATCTTAATGGGGCATGACCATATCGCTCATATAAAG AAGCTCATGGCGGATGATTCACTTGGTG ATAATCCTCAGCCTCAAG ACAGGAAAAGTTGTCAGGAACCTGGTTGCAATGAAATTGTCAACGGAAGGGGAGCGTACTGCATTAGTCACACTGGAGCGTATTCGTCACAACAGCATAGTTACGTCCAGAGTGCACATAAGAGCTCAGATTTATATATGTCCCCTGTTAAAGGTAACCAGTGTACCGAACCTGGTGCCAGTACAGTAACATGCACTGAGCAAGATATACGTATCAAGTATGAAGGGGGTGATCGAGACAAACTTAAGGATAGCTCTGGTAACACCCAGGGCGATACTGGAGTAGCAATCATCCATGGAACTGACGTACTTTGCAATCACGAGAACTGCACAAAGCAGGCCCAGGGTAACGCATTATACTGTAAGTTACACAGTGGTGGTAGTAAGGGTTGCTTGGTACGGGGCTGTATGAAAGCTGCACATGGTGGCACACCTTTATGCATTGGCCATGGAGGAGGGAAGCGGTGCATTGTTGCTGGATGCCCAAATGCAGCATGTGGCCAAGGCCGTAGTGAGCATTGTGTGAGGCATGGTGGTGGCAAGAGATGCAAATTTGAAGGGTGTGCGAAGGGTGCACAAGGGAACACAGACTTCTGCATCAGGCATGGTGGGGGAAGGCGGTGCAAATCTGAAGGATGTACAAAGAGTGCACAAGGACGGACAGATTTCTGTATCAAGCACGGCGGGGGCAGTCGGTGCAAGTTCCAAGGATGCAATACAAGTGCAAAATGGGGGACAGATTCCTGCTCGGTGCACCGGAAGAGGTTGCCTGGCGAGGATAATGCTACCCCTGAAGCTTTGCCACTCCCATCTGGAAAACGTCGTTCGGCCAAGAAACCCAAAAAGGCAGTAAAGCAATCAGGAGTCTCCCAGGGGACTGTCACTTCTACTGTATCTACAGCTGGAAGCAGCACACAAGCAAAGGGTGTTCATGTGGCTACCATGCCTTCAAACCGTGAATTGTCACACAAGATTGTAATGGCAGCGGCCATGGGTCCTACTCAAGTATTACCACTCTCCATGAAACCACCAACACAGTCTGGAAGAGTGGTTTCAGCAGAGGATGCAGCAAAAAGCAGTGCGACGCTGAATCTTTAA